In Solanum stenotomum isolate F172 chromosome 6, ASM1918654v1, whole genome shotgun sequence, one DNA window encodes the following:
- the LOC125868192 gene encoding glutaredoxin-C1-like has product MYQAAESSSWGGGNYHNIAATRRASSSSSSDPLERVIRLASGSAVVIFSMSTCCMCHAVKRLFCGMGVHPTVYELDQDPKGKEMERALSRLLGNSPGVPVVFIGGKLIGAMDRVMASHINGTLVPLLKEAGALWL; this is encoded by the coding sequence ATGTATCAAGCAGCAGAGTCTTCATCTTGGGGCGGAGGAAACTATCACAACATAGCAGCAACAAGGCGTGCATCGTCGTCGTCGTCGTCAGATCCATTAGAGAGAGTAATAAGGCTAGCATCAGGAAGTGCTGTGGTGATATTTAGTATGAGTACATGTTGTATGTGTCATGCAGTGAAAAGGCTGTTTTGTGGAATGGGAGTACATCCAACAGTTTACGAGTTGGACCAAGATCCTAAAGGTAAAGAGATGGAAAGGGCACTTTCAAGGCTATTAGGGAACTCACCTGGCGTACCTGTTGTCTTTATTGGTGGAAAATTAATTGGAGCAATGGATAGAGTTATGGCTTCTCATATTAATGGTACTTTGGTTCCACTTCTTAAGGAAGCTGGAGCATTAtggctttaa